The following are encoded together in the Halalkalibaculum roseum genome:
- the rplW gene encoding 50S ribosomal protein L23, protein MDKILEKPLITEKLSRLQQEGKYAFKVYKHATKPEIKLAVEQRYPNVKVAKVNTMVMPSKPKGRFTKGGYVEGRSKVWKKAIVTLKEGEIDFFSEI, encoded by the coding sequence ATGGATAAGATTTTAGAGAAACCACTGATAACAGAAAAGCTTTCCAGACTGCAGCAAGAAGGTAAGTATGCCTTTAAAGTGTATAAGCATGCTACAAAGCCTGAAATTAAACTGGCAGTTGAACAGCGTTATCCAAACGTAAAGGTTGCCAAAGTGAATACGATGGTTATGCCTTCCAAGCCCAAAGGTCGTTTTACTAAGGGCGGATATGTTGAAGGAAGATCTAAAGTTTGGAAAAAAGCAATTGTAACTCTCAAAGAAGGCGAAATAGACTTCTTTAGCGAAATTTAG
- the rpmC gene encoding 50S ribosomal protein L29: MKAHELRELSLTELRARVKDEKEALQNMKFNHAVAGQLENPARLKMTRREIARLKTIIHEKEQNGSAE, from the coding sequence ATGAAAGCACACGAATTACGAGAACTGTCTTTAACGGAATTAAGAGCACGTGTTAAGGATGAGAAAGAAGCACTGCAGAACATGAAATTTAATCATGCAGTTGCCGGACAATTGGAGAATCCTGCACGACTTAAAATGACGAGACGTGAAATAGCTCGTTTGAAAACAATTATACATGAAAAAGAACAAAACGGAAGTGCTGAATAA
- the rplF gene encoding 50S ribosomal protein L6 — protein MSRIGKQPISLKEDVEFSIDADNVVTIKGQKGSDSLKVHPNITIEKKDGEILVTRNSEAKQDRSLHGLYRSLIDNMITGVTEGYKKELEIIGVGYRASINNGVLELNLGFSHPIYFVAPDGIDIEVDTKRKKNPILIVSGINKELVGQVAAKIRSLRPPEPYKGKGVRYVDEWVRRKAGKSAAKA, from the coding sequence ATGTCTCGTATCGGAAAACAGCCAATTTCTTTAAAAGAAGATGTTGAATTCAGCATTGACGCTGATAACGTAGTTACCATTAAAGGTCAGAAAGGTAGCGATTCTTTAAAGGTACATCCCAACATCACTATTGAAAAGAAAGACGGTGAAATTTTAGTAACCCGCAATTCTGAAGCAAAGCAGGACCGTTCATTACACGGTCTTTACCGGTCTCTCATTGACAATATGATAACCGGTGTTACAGAAGGGTATAAGAAGGAATTAGAAATTATCGGGGTTGGATATCGCGCCTCAATAAATAACGGTGTATTGGAACTGAACCTTGGTTTCTCACACCCTATTTATTTTGTTGCTCCCGATGGTATCGATATAGAAGTGGATACCAAAAGAAAGAAGAATCCGATACTTATTGTGTCGGGTATAAACAAAGAATTAGTTGGACAAGTGGCTGCGAAAATTCGCTCTCTTCGTCCGCCAGAACCTTACAAAGGTAAAGGCGTACGTTATGTTGATGAGTGGGTTCGTCGTAAAGCCGGTAAATCTGCTGCTAAAGCTTAA
- the rplN gene encoding 50S ribosomal protein L14 — translation MIQIQSRLNVADNSGARELQCIKVLGDSRRRYARVGDLISCSVKNAIPGGTVKRGEVVTAVIVRTKKELRRKDGSYIRFDENAAVVINKEQEPVGTRIFGPVARELRERNFMRIVSLAPEVL, via the coding sequence ATGATACAGATTCAAAGCAGACTTAATGTTGCTGACAACAGCGGTGCCCGAGAATTGCAGTGCATCAAGGTGTTGGGAGATTCCCGAAGAAGATATGCACGTGTGGGTGATTTGATTTCCTGCTCTGTTAAAAATGCCATCCCCGGCGGTACCGTTAAAAGAGGGGAAGTAGTTACAGCAGTTATTGTGAGAACCAAAAAAGAACTGCGTCGAAAAGATGGCAGCTATATTCGGTTCGATGAAAATGCTGCTGTTGTGATTAATAAAGAACAAGAGCCGGTAGGTACCAGAATTTTCGGACCTGTTGCACGGGAACTTAGAGAACGCAACTTTATGCGGATTGTCTCACTGGCTCCGGAAGTACTATAA
- the rpsH gene encoding 30S ribosomal protein S8, which yields MFDPIADYLTRIRNAQQAGHRRVDIPASKLKRAMTKILIDKGYINKYINIDDGKQGMLRLFLKYDSYGHPVIKKMQRKSKPGLRVYCNADDIPRALNGLGVVVLSTSRGVMTDKEARKLHVGGEVLCTVY from the coding sequence ATGTTTGATCCAATAGCAGATTATTTAACTCGCATTCGCAACGCTCAACAGGCAGGACATCGCCGTGTTGATATTCCCGCTTCCAAACTGAAGCGCGCGATGACTAAGATCCTCATCGATAAAGGATATATAAATAAGTATATCAATATTGATGATGGCAAACAGGGTATGCTTCGACTGTTCCTGAAGTATGACTCATATGGTCATCCGGTCATTAAAAAGATGCAGCGTAAATCAAAGCCCGGACTGAGAGTCTATTGCAACGCTGATGATATACCCAGGGCCTTGAATGGTTTAGGCGTTGTAGTACTGTCAACTTCTCGCGGAGTTATGACGGATAAAGAAGCTAGAAAGCTGCATGTTGGCGGCGAAGTATTATGCACTGTTTACTAA
- the rplE gene encoding 50S ribosomal protein L5, whose amino-acid sequence MAEARLYTQYKEEIIDKLREDFDYDNIMAVPKLKKIVINTGVGDAVENTKIVDTVSENLARITGQRPVTTKAKKSISNFKVREGMPLGCKVTLRQRIMYEFLDRLINLALPRTRDFQGVPDKSFDGRGNYTLGIKEHTIFPEIDTDNVDRVHGMDITFVTSAETDEEAYALLKHFGMPFVKRK is encoded by the coding sequence ATGGCAGAAGCAAGACTTTATACACAGTACAAAGAAGAAATTATTGACAAGCTCAGGGAAGACTTTGACTATGATAATATCATGGCTGTCCCTAAGCTTAAGAAAATTGTCATTAATACCGGCGTAGGCGATGCTGTTGAAAACACAAAGATTGTAGATACGGTATCGGAAAACCTGGCCAGAATTACCGGTCAGCGACCTGTAACTACCAAGGCAAAGAAATCTATCTCAAACTTTAAGGTGAGAGAAGGAATGCCGCTAGGTTGCAAAGTAACACTGCGCCAACGAATCATGTATGAATTTTTAGATCGTTTGATCAATCTGGCATTACCCAGAACACGTGACTTCCAGGGAGTACCTGACAAGAGCTTTGACGGTCGCGGTAACTATACATTAGGTATTAAGGAACATACTATATTTCCTGAAATCGATACCGATAATGTAGACAGGGTTCATGGCATGGACATTACCTTCGTTACCAGTGCGGAAACGGACGAAGAAGCCTATGCCCTGCTGAAGCATTTTGGAATGCCTTTTGTAAAACGAAAATAA
- the rplV gene encoding 50S ribosomal protein L22 encodes MAEQKFEARAVQKHLRKSPRKVRLVVDIVRGEKVNRALKKLEFINKATAPDVAKVIKSAAANIRDKFQEERLENEDLYIKEIYVDEGATLKRIQPAPMGRAHPINKRSCHITVVVAKKEEELV; translated from the coding sequence ATGGCAGAACAAAAATTTGAGGCGAGAGCTGTACAAAAGCACCTTCGTAAATCTCCAAGAAAAGTACGCCTGGTAGTTGATATCGTACGTGGAGAGAAGGTCAACCGAGCATTGAAGAAGCTGGAATTTATTAATAAAGCTACGGCACCTGATGTAGCGAAGGTAATAAAATCTGCAGCTGCCAATATTCGGGACAAGTTTCAGGAAGAACGTCTTGAAAACGAAGATCTTTACATCAAAGAAATTTATGTAGATGAAGGCGCAACATTAAAGCGGATTCAACCCGCACCGATGGGACGTGCGCATCCCATCAACAAGCGTTCATGCCACATTACTGTAGTAGTGGCTAAAAAAGAAGAAGAATTAGTTTAA
- the rpsS gene encoding 30S ribosomal protein S19, with product MPRSLKKGPFVYYKLQRKIDAMNESGKKNVIKTWSRGSMITPDFVGLTLAVHNGKQFIPVYITENMVGHKLGEFAPTRTFRGHPIKKADKSATRKP from the coding sequence ATGCCAAGATCGCTGAAAAAAGGACCTTTTGTTTATTACAAGTTGCAGCGTAAGATCGATGCAATGAATGAAAGCGGGAAGAAGAACGTCATCAAAACCTGGTCAAGAGGCTCGATGATCACTCCCGATTTTGTAGGACTTACGCTGGCTGTTCACAATGGGAAACAATTTATTCCCGTCTATATCACTGAAAATATGGTAGGCCACAAACTCGGTGAATTTGCACCGACACGAACATTCCGTGGTCACCCGATTAAAAAAGCAGATAAATCTGCAACCAGAAAACCGTAA
- the rpsC gene encoding 30S ribosomal protein S3 — protein sequence MGQKTHPIGLRLGIIRGWDSNWYSEENEPEILYEDTKLREYLHTRLQNGGLSRVIIERTPKRILLTLKTSRPGVIIGKGGEQIELLREELKKITSKEVQINVSEIKRPETDASLVAQNIAQQLQARISFRRAMKTAISSAMRMGAEGIKIRCAGRLGGAEMARTEQYKEGRVPLHTLRADIDYYNTTANTIQGSIGVTVWIFKGEVLGDVELTPGTAHSNQQEDSRGGRGGQRRSRRSRRRNRSN from the coding sequence TTGGGACAAAAAACACATCCAATAGGTTTAAGACTCGGAATCATACGCGGTTGGGATTCCAACTGGTATTCGGAAGAGAATGAACCGGAAATTCTTTACGAAGACACGAAGCTCAGAGAATATTTGCATACACGGCTTCAGAACGGTGGACTTTCACGTGTCATCATTGAAAGAACTCCTAAGAGAATTCTGTTGACGCTTAAAACCAGCCGACCCGGTGTAATTATCGGTAAGGGCGGTGAGCAGATTGAACTTCTCCGTGAAGAGTTGAAGAAAATTACCAGTAAAGAAGTTCAAATTAATGTAAGTGAAATCAAGCGCCCTGAAACGGATGCCAGCCTTGTTGCACAGAACATAGCGCAGCAACTGCAGGCTAGGATTTCATTTCGTAGAGCCATGAAAACGGCTATCTCTTCGGCCATGCGAATGGGTGCTGAAGGCATCAAGATTCGTTGTGCCGGAAGATTAGGCGGTGCTGAAATGGCACGAACTGAACAGTATAAAGAAGGTCGTGTACCACTGCATACGCTTCGAGCTGATATTGATTACTACAATACTACAGCCAATACCATACAGGGATCTATTGGAGTAACGGTTTGGATATTTAAAGGTGAGGTACTTGGCGATGTTGAATTGACACCGGGTACCGCTCACAGCAATCAGCAAGAAGACAGCCGCGGTGGTCGCGGAGGTCAACGACGGTCCAGAAGAAGCCGTCGTCGCAACAGAAGTAACTAA
- the rplB gene encoding 50S ribosomal protein L2: MATKKLKPTTPGSRHRIAPVFDDVTEKKPTVKRLLKGKGQSGGRNNRGRMTSRHRGGGHKRRYRHIDFNRDKHDIPATVQTIEYDPNRSARIALIAYADGEKRYIIAPNKLSVGDTIISGENAAPDRGNALPMKNMPPGTFIHNIEMNPGKGGQLCRSAGTVAQMIAKTDKYVTVKLPSGEVRMILGSCYATVGNTSNPDHFNTTLGKAGRNRWKGNRPYSRGVAKNPVDHPMGGGEGKASGGHPRSPWGQSAKGKKTRKRKKLSNRYIVRSRKKSK, from the coding sequence ATGGCTACAAAAAAATTAAAACCGACTACACCAGGATCACGGCACCGTATTGCGCCCGTATTCGATGATGTTACCGAGAAGAAGCCAACAGTAAAACGTCTTCTTAAAGGAAAAGGGCAGTCCGGTGGACGTAACAATCGCGGTCGAATGACTTCACGCCACAGAGGCGGTGGTCACAAACGTCGTTATCGACACATTGATTTCAACCGTGACAAGCATGATATACCTGCTACGGTTCAAACCATTGAGTATGATCCGAACCGCTCTGCACGCATTGCTCTGATCGCATATGCTGATGGTGAAAAACGTTATATCATTGCTCCTAATAAACTGAGTGTCGGTGATACTATCATTAGCGGTGAAAATGCTGCCCCCGATCGCGGTAACGCATTACCCATGAAGAATATGCCTCCGGGTACTTTCATCCATAATATTGAGATGAATCCCGGAAAAGGTGGACAGCTATGCAGAAGTGCCGGAACAGTGGCACAGATGATTGCAAAGACCGATAAATATGTTACGGTAAAGCTGCCATCCGGTGAAGTTAGAATGATACTGGGAAGTTGTTATGCTACTGTAGGTAACACCAGTAACCCGGATCACTTTAATACTACGCTTGGTAAAGCCGGACGAAATCGATGGAAAGGTAACAGGCCTTACAGTCGCGGTGTTGCCAAGAACCCTGTTGATCACCCGATGGGTGGTGGTGAAGGAAAAGCTTCTGGAGGGCATCCGCGTTCTCCATGGGGTCAATCCGCAAAGGGTAAGAAGACACGTAAACGCAAAAAACTTTCGAATCGCTACATCGTTCGAAGCAGAAAAAAGTCTAAATAG
- the rplR gene encoding 50S ribosomal protein L18 — MEKNTKKRLRRDRIRRRIRSTIRGTSDRPRLCIFKSNKHINAQLVDDLAGNTLVSASTKLDDLAKDLKDKTRMEKAEVVGEHLAKLALDQGIDKAVFDRSGYKYHGVVKALADGARNGGLDF, encoded by the coding sequence ATGGAAAAGAATACAAAGAAAAGACTACGCAGAGATAGAATTCGCCGACGTATTCGTTCAACGATACGTGGAACTTCTGATCGACCAAGATTATGTATTTTCAAAAGCAACAAGCACATTAATGCTCAGTTGGTTGACGACTTGGCCGGTAATACCTTAGTTTCCGCATCCACCAAACTGGATGATCTGGCCAAAGATCTGAAAGATAAAACCAGAATGGAAAAAGCCGAAGTAGTCGGTGAACACTTAGCCAAGCTAGCATTAGATCAAGGAATTGACAAAGCCGTTTTTGATAGAAGCGGATATAAATATCATGGCGTTGTTAAGGCACTAGCCGATGGCGCCCGAAACGGTGGTTTAGACTTTTAA
- the rpsQ gene encoding 30S ribosomal protein S17 — translation MAQTERAQRRQRTGKVVSDRMDKTITVAVDRQIKHPIYGKFITKTTKYLAHDEENDAKAGDTVQIMSTRPLSKRKTWRLVDILERAK, via the coding sequence ATGGCACAAACTGAAAGAGCACAAAGAAGACAACGTACTGGCAAAGTAGTCAGTGACAGGATGGACAAGACGATCACAGTTGCAGTAGATCGTCAGATTAAGCATCCCATTTACGGTAAGTTTATTACCAAAACCACCAAATACCTGGCGCATGATGAAGAAAATGATGCCAAGGCTGGTGATACTGTACAGATCATGTCAACACGTCCGCTTTCAAAAAGAAAGACTTGGCGCCTGGTTGACATCCTGGAAAGAGCGAAGTAA
- the rplX gene encoding 50S ribosomal protein L24: protein MPRTKNKQKKLHVKKGDNVKVIAGNDRGKEGRVLAVFPEKERVLVEGINMRVHHDKPTQDNPQGGRIEREMAIHISNVMVIDPTTGEPTRIGRKRIEEDGGGRWVRYSKDSGEIIDN, encoded by the coding sequence ATGCCACGTACTAAAAACAAACAGAAGAAATTACATGTAAAGAAAGGCGATAACGTCAAAGTTATTGCCGGTAATGACCGCGGTAAGGAAGGACGTGTACTCGCTGTATTCCCTGAAAAAGAACGAGTACTGGTTGAGGGAATCAACATGCGTGTTCATCACGATAAGCCGACCCAGGATAACCCCCAGGGAGGCCGAATTGAACGTGAAATGGCGATACACATCTCAAATGTTATGGTAATTGATCCTACCACGGGTGAACCCACCAGAATCGGCCGTAAACGCATTGAAGAAGACGGTGGCGGAAGATGGGTACGTTATTCCAAAGACAGCGGCGAGATCATAGACAATTAA
- the rpsN gene encoding 30S ribosomal protein S14 has protein sequence MAKKAWIARNKKRRETVKKYAEKRRKLKEEGKYEELQKLPRDASPTRLNNRCSLTGRSRGYIRKYGISRIKFRELALDGKIPGVRKASW, from the coding sequence ATGGCTAAGAAAGCTTGGATTGCACGTAATAAAAAAAGGAGAGAAACGGTAAAAAAGTATGCGGAAAAACGCCGCAAGCTTAAAGAAGAAGGGAAGTATGAAGAACTTCAGAAACTTCCGCGCGATGCCAGTCCTACAAGACTGAATAATCGCTGCAGTCTTACCGGCCGTTCACGCGGTTACATCCGCAAGTATGGCATTTCCCGTATCAAATTCAGGGAATTGGCACTTGATGGAAAAATTCCTGGAGTGCGTAAAGCAAGCTGGTAA
- the rplP gene encoding 50S ribosomal protein L16: protein MLEPKRVKRRRQHRRSLKGNAQRGHTLAFGDFGIKALEPKYITSRQIESCRIAIARRLQRDGQTWIRIFPDMPKTSKPAETRMGKGKGALDHYVAVVKPGRILFEIAGVSEAKAREAMARAAHKLPMKTKFIVRRDYDGP, encoded by the coding sequence ATGCTAGAACCAAAACGTGTAAAACGTCGTCGGCAGCATCGAAGAAGCCTTAAAGGCAATGCCCAACGAGGACATACACTCGCCTTTGGTGATTTCGGTATCAAGGCTTTAGAGCCCAAGTACATCACCTCCAGGCAGATAGAGTCCTGCCGTATTGCTATTGCCCGCCGGCTACAAAGAGACGGTCAAACATGGATCCGGATATTCCCGGACATGCCTAAAACCTCTAAACCCGCTGAAACACGAATGGGTAAAGGTAAAGGTGCACTTGACCACTACGTAGCCGTTGTGAAACCCGGACGCATATTGTTTGAAATCGCCGGTGTCTCTGAAGCTAAGGCACGCGAAGCAATGGCTCGTGCTGCACATAAACTTCCAATGAAAACGAAATTTATCGTTCGTCGAGATTACGACGGACCTTAA